The following is a genomic window from Acidobacteriota bacterium.
TTGAAAAAACGAACCGGAAACGAACCTAAAATGAAGCGAGCTATGTTGCTGAAAACACGTGATGGCGAAAATCTGAAGAGGTGAAGTCTTTGCCCGCCGAGATGGCTAGCACACTTGCCCAACGCGGGGTGCAGCGACGCCACTTTCTTGGCCAGCATCCAAACGAACTGCGAGCGTCCCCTGCAACGTAAAAGGGTCCCCTGCCTATGACTTCCGCGTGGGCAGGTGGCTTAAGTGAGGCTGGATGTGACCGGATTCCAGCGCGGGCTTCAGTCGAGCAACCTCAGCCTACCACACTGCGGCTACAAGACCTTTGACCGTGTTTGCGACCGTCGGCAATCCGGAAGCAACCTGGGAAGCGAATATCGCCCCGGCAATGAAGAGTGTCAACACGACCCATAAACCGAGGCCTCGAGGCTTCTTGTCCCACCACTTTTTCTTAACAGGCGGGTCGGGAGCTCCATGAATGAAGATCAGACCACCTGATTTTTCCAACCGGATCGCCATTTTCCCCTCCCCATTGGCGCATCTGAACTATCTGGAATCAATGAATTTTCCGAGGGCATGTTGCTTCCTCCGCTGGACCCGCTCGCTGGCTCCTCTTCGCGCCGCGGGATTGCTTGGCCCTGGCTTCAGATATCGCCCCGCTTGGTGCATACGACAGGACTGAGAGAGGCAGGACACGGAGATGGTATCCCTCAAAAAATCCTGGACTCGCCCTCGTGGCGAAATATCATTCTCTCCTCGGAATATCTAATGGTAATGTTTGTGCTCAGGAATTCAATCCAGAGGAAACAGGAACAGCGTAACCGCAAACACCTGAATAGAGTTTGAGGTAATCACCTGAACAGATCATCACAACTGTCTCGCGCTTCCAGGCTGAATTGGGCCGTGGGCGACGGGCTGACCGGCGGAACGCCATGGCATCAAATGGATCTTGCATCGCGAGGCGTGGAGCAGCTTCCACATCCACCCGGCTACCGCAAGAACAACAAAAGGATAGGCGAGCATTCTGATTGTCAGGCCCGATCGTCAAAGCAAGGGGTGGCCCATTGAGGCGGCAGGAGTTATAATGCAACACACTGCCCCGGTGGGATGCGTGCACGCGTGGCCTGCGGGACTATCAATGAGCCTGATTCGCAAAGAAATCGAGCAACATTATTCGGAAGTGCAGGAGTCGGAGCGGCTATCGTCAGGTGTTGGCGAGCTGGAACGGCTTCGCACTGAAGAGATTTTGGCAGCGCACCTTCCGCCGCCGCCGGCCGTAATCTACGATGTGGGCGGAGCGGCCGGGGTCTACGCTTTCCCGCTGGCGAAACGGGGATATACGGTCCACTTGGTTGATCCTGTGGATTTGCACCTGGAACAGGCGCGCGCACTGGCTTCATCTTCAGGCGTGGCGCTGGCGTCAATCAATTTGGGCGATGCTCTGCTGCTGGGCGCGCCCGCCCTGACGGCCGACGCCGTTCTCCTCTTTGGACCTCTCTATCATCTCGTCGACAGGTCGGAGCGGATCGAGGCTCTTCGCGAAGCATTCCGCATCCTCAAGCCCGGCGGGGTTATGTTCGCCGCCGCAATCTCCCGCTTTGCCTCTCTCATCGACGGGTCGGTGGAGGGCTTTCTCCAGGACCCGGAATTTCGAGAGATCGTTGCGGCAGACCTTGCGTCCGGCCAGCATCGCAACCCGACGGGCAATCCTGCCTATTTCACAACTTCGTACTTCCACCGCCCCGAAGAATTGGAAACGGAAGTCGCGGAAGCGGGCTTTCAAAACGCACGAGCGCTCGCTGTGGAAGGTCCCGTGTGGAGCGCTGCTCGATTCAATAAGGCGTGGAAAGACGAAACCCAGCGCAAGACCCTTTTGGAGTTCCTGGCGATCGTTGAACAGGAGCCCTCGATACGAGGAGCCAGCGCCCACCTCGTTGCCGTTGCCGAGCGGCCAAAATTGCGGGGACCGGAGTAGTGGCTCACTCCACGGCACATGGCTTATACGCCATCCTGATTGTGATCGCAACGGCAAACACAAGTTGAAAGAAATCTGCCCATGAAGCTGAACGTGTCATTGCTGGCTGGGTCGCTCATCGGCGCGAGCATTGCGTCAACCGTCCGGCAGGAACCTGCCAGGCGGGATGGTCCCTCCGCCGGCCATTGCATTTTCCGGCTTTCGCGCGGGGCGGGCAGGCACGGCTGGACGCAATAGCGTTCAGACAACTCTTTGTGTAGAATAACGACCGGGCAGTAGTTCCGTATCTACTAACCTTGCCTCTGGCGACCCCCTGATCGTCGGGGCATAGCGGGCGGCCTCACTGTACCAACGAGAACTCCGTGAAGGTGGCGGAGCGAACAATGGAAGCTCTTTTAAACTTTCTCTGGCTGGTGATTGCGCTCTGCGCTTTTGTCCGGTGGGGACGGCAAACGGTCCGTCCCGCCCGCAAGGCGCACCCTTTAAGCCGGACTTTCGCGCCCCTGGTGGCGCTTGCCTGCGCGCTTGCCGTCCTCTTTCCAGCCATTTCGGCAACAGACGATTTGCACCCTGCATTGTTTTTAGCCGAAGATGTTTCGACATCGCGCCGCAACATCGCGCCGTCGGGAGGCTGCCACGGACACTCGAATTATGGGGTGATGGCATCTCCTCCCGCTCTGGCCTCAACATCATTCCTGCCAGTTAACTACCGTGACGTTCTTGAGATACTGCATTTCACAGAAGCCGTTCATCCGGTTCGCGCCCTGCCACGGGCCGCTTTGCAACGGGCTCCTCCCCTTAGCTAAGACATCAATCACACCTTTGCGGGTTCGATATGGCCAGGGTATCGCTCTGGCTTTTAGAGGCCTGCGTGTAAGCCCATTTCAAACTTAAAGAGGGCATGGACCGTGAGGCATACGGCTCTGTTTATTATTCTGGCACTTTCTATAGGACTGGCTGGGTGTTCCAGCGACACACCGCAGCAACACACCCGCGCGGAAAGCGACGCTCCGCCGGGCAACCAGTTCATCCTCCCGCCGAATTCTCAAGGCGTGGTGACTGCGGTCGTCAAGCCGGGAACGTTGCCGGAGTACCTGGAAATCCCGGCGCACATTGCGCCGGACCCCACTCGTGTGGTCCGTGTCTACTCGCCTGTGGGAGGCCGGCTGGTCGCATTCAAAGTGACCCCTGGCGCGTGGGTAAATAAAGGTGAAACGCTCGCCATTCTCGACAGCAGTGATGTGTCAACGGATGTGGCGGCTTTTACCAAGGCAAAGGCCGATCTGGAATTGAAACGAACGGCGCTCGAACGCGCCTCAGATTTATACGGGCACAAGGCCATAGCGCTCAAGGACCTCCAACAGGCCCAGGCGGATTTTGCCATGTCCCAGGCCGAACTTCAAAACGCGCAGCGGCAGTTGAGGATTCTGGGCGTCAATCCAGATTCCAACTCTGGTCAGGTCCGGGTGGCCGCGCCGCGCTCCGGAGTGGTTCTCGAGATTAGTGCGACTGCCGGAGAATACTCCAAATCCCTGGATTCCTCTCAACCCCTATGCGTTCTCGCAGACTTGGGGACCGTCTGGGTGGTTGGCGATCTGCTGGAAAAGGATCTCTCCTATGTCAAGACCGGCGATCCCGCCACGCTGACGCTTGTGGCATATCCAGAAAAAACCTGGCGGGGGCGTGTCAGCTTGATTTCGAGCACAGTCGATCCCATCACCCGGACGCTGCATCTGCGGGTGGCACTGAAGAATGAGGGCGGCAGGCTGCGCCCGGATATGTTCGGCACACTGAAACTGCTGCGTTCCACCCATGTTGGCTTTGCCGTTCCCGCGACGGCTGTGGTCCGCGAAGGAGATTCAAATTACATCTACGTGCAGCAGGCACCTGGCCGCTATGCACCCCAGGCTGTGACGTTGGGCGGGCCGACTGGAGATGGCCAGGTGGAAATTCTTTCGGGCCTCAAGCCATCCGAAACCATCGTGATAGAAGGAGCGGTCCTGCTCCGGACTGCAACGCCATAGATGCATACCTTGGTTCGCAACCTTCTTCGTTATCGCGCACTGGTCCTTTTAGGATTGGCCGCCTGGCTTGCTGCTGGCGCCTATTTCCTGCTGAGGCTGGACATCGAGGCGTACCCGGACCCTACTCCGCCTCTCGTCGAATTCATCACGCAAAACCCCTCCTGGTCCGCCGAAGAGATGGAGCAGCAGGTCACCATTCCGATTGAGACGGCGCTGTTCGGTATTCCTCACCTGCTGTACGTGCGCTCCATCAGCCTTTTTGGACTGAGCGATGTGAAGCTTTACTTCAGCTATGGCACAGACTTTTTCCGGGACCGGCAGGAAGCTTTTGACCGCCTGCAAGGGTTGACCCTTCCCGATAATTTGTCTCCCCAATGGTCACCATGGTCGCCCGTCGGTGAGATTTATCGCTATTTCCTCGATGGGCCTGGTTATTCCCTCAACGAGCTGACGGCAACGCAGGACTGGTACGTGCGCCGGCAACTCAAGCAGGTTCCGGGAATTATCGATGTCGTCACCTTTGGCGGCACAGTGAAGCAGTACCAGGCTGAGATTGATCCCCAAAGGCTCTTGCAGTTTAACGTGACGCTTCCGCAGGTGCTTAATGCCATTGCCGCCAGCAACGCCAACGTGGGCGGCAATTATCTCGCTCTTGGCAGTCAAAATGTTAACGTGCGCGGCATCGGCTTGCTTCAAGAGCCTGACCAAATGAAGAGGGTCCTTGTCGCCGAGCACAACGGCGTCCCGGTTTACCTGAGCGACGTTGCCGACATTCGCGAAGGCCACCAGCCCCCGCTTGGGCGCGTGGGGGTCGACAGGAATTCCAATGAGGTGGAGGGAATCGTTTATCTGGATCGTGGAGAGCCATCGCTTCCTGCTCTTCGCGCTTTGCGCCAGAAGATCGCCGGGCTGAATGGCGGCCTGCTCCCCCGCGGGATGAAGATTCGGACGCTTTACGACCGCACCACCCTCATCCACATCACCACCCGTACGGTGAAGCATCTGGTTCTGATGGGTTTGGTCTTTGTGACGGCAATTCTCCTGGTGTTACTGGGAGACAACCACATGGCCCTGGTCACGGCAATGACCATTCCCTTCGCACTCCTGTTTGCATTTGCCCTGATGGTGCTGACAGGAAACTCCGCCAACCTGATCTCCATCGGTGCCATCGACTTCGGGATTCTGGTAGATACGGCAGTGGTGGTCCTTGAAAACATTCACCGGCAGCTCCATGAAGCACCGGAAGCAAGTTCCCGTTTCGACGTGATTGCGTCAGCTACGGCTGATTCCGCACGGCCCGTGCTGTTTTCAACCCTGGTCATTCTTGTAGCTTTCATCCCTCTCTTCACCATGAAAGGTGTACCGGGAAAAATTTTTTCGCCCATGTCCATCACTTACGGGTTTGCGCTGACTGGCGCGTTGCTTTTTGCCGTTTTCTTCGCCCCCGTGCTGGCCTCATTCCGCCGGGGAAAATCCGCACCGGGCACCGGGGATACACTTGTTGTGAAATGGGCCCGCCGGGGTTACTCTGGCGCGCTGCCGCTGGTTCTGAAGCGTCCCTGGGTTGTACTGGCTTGCGCAGGCGTGCTGCTCGGCATTACGGTCATCCTTCTTCCGTCGGTCGGCGGAGAATTCATGCCGAAACTCGAAGAGGGAAACCTCTGGATCCGGGCCACGCTTCCTCAAGATGTTTCCTTCGAATACGGGGCCAAAATGGCGAACCAGATTCGAACCATCCTGATGAGTTTTCCCGAGGTCATGAACGCTGTGTCGCAGGAAGGACGGCCCAATGATGGCACGGACGTCACCACATTCAACAATCTGGAGTTTTACGTTCCCCTCAAGCCGGAAAGCCAGTGGCCGCACGGCGTGGGTAAGCCGGCACTGATCCGTCAAGTCAACGAACGGTTAAGCAGTATTCCAGGCGTGGTCTTTAATTTTTCTCAGAACATCGAGGACAATGTTGAAGAGGCAATGTCCGGCGTTAAAGGTGAAAATTCTCTTAAGCTCTTTGGCAACGATATTCAAATCCTCGCTGCGAAAGCTCAGGAAATCCGGGACATCATGGCCAAGGTTCGCGGCGTCACCGATCTGGCTGTGCTTCCGGAGTTGGGGCAGCCGGATCTCGTCATACGGATCGACCGTACGGCGTGCGCCCGTTACGGGCTAATGGCTTCCGACGTTAACGCGGTGGTGCAGGCGGCAATTGGCGGCCAGTCGGTGACTCAAATTCTCGAAGGCGATCAGCGGTTTGATTTCGTTGTCAGGTTCCTTCCGCAATTCCGCCAGAATCCTGAAGTCATCCGGCAAATCCTTTTGCCTACGGCAGACGGCGGGCGTGTCCCGCTTGGGCAAGTCGCGTATGTGGGGCTCCGCGAGGGGGCCTTCATGATTTACCGCGAAAATGGCCAGCGATACGTTCCCATCAAATTTAGTATTCGCGGTCGCGCCCTCACTGATGCCATGGGCGATTTGCAGCAGCAGTTGAAAAAGGCACATCTGCCCCAAGGCTACCATTATGAGTGGGCAGGCGAGTACCAGAGCCTGAAGACGGAGCAGCACCGACTGGCGATCATTGTCCCAATCAGCCTGCTTTTGATTCTCGCTCTTCTCTATGCGCTCTTCAATTCCTGGTGTGATGCGCTGATTGTTATGGTCATCCTGCCCTTTGGGGCGATTGGCGGAGTTTTCAGCCTGCTGTTCACCCACACACCTTTCAGTGTCTCTGCAGCGGTGGGCTTCACCTCGGCGCTTGGCGTTGGAACGCTCGGCGGATGCGTTTTCCTCTCGGGAATCCGGCTCGCGGTGAAATCCGGTGGTTTATCCCCGGATGCCATCTTTAAGGGTGCTTTAACAGAAATGCGCCCAATCCTGATGGCCTGCCTGGCAGCAGGATTGGGCCTGCTGCCTGCCGCAATTTCCAGCGGGATTGGAGCACAGGCGCAGCAGCCTCTGGCCCGAGTCGTCGTTGGCGCCATGATCACCACAACGCTCGCCATCCTGCTTCTAATACCAGTGCTCGTAAGCCTCACGGGCTCTTTCTCCCCTGGGGAATTTGCGAAGAACGACTGAGCGCCAGGCAGGGGGCAGGCCCGACACCGCCGCTGAGATCGGTCTTACATGCTTCCACCCTTTGTGAGAGCAGTTGGCGTTGACGGGAAAAATAGATGCTGTCCGCCGCAGCTAGTTCTTCACATTCTTCCGCCAGCCCAGGCTGTCGGGCGCTCCGGTGGGGTGAACGAACCAGCGCATCGGTTTCGAGCTGCAACCATTGCCTTCGGTAAAGGTTGTGACCCGGCCGCCTTTCGCTTCGAGTTCTGCTTTATAGCAGTCGCCCAGCGAATCAGTGAAGGAAAAGGTCTGGGAGCTGGTCTGGTTCCGATTGCCGGAAAGCCCAACATGTCCAGCGTTGAAATTAAAGTTCACCTCATCCGTCGCGTCGCGCGTGTTGTCCACGCCGGCTGTGTAGGGCGCGAGTCCGCCCTCCTGCTGCTCGATGCGCTTGTTGTAAGTCTGGTGAAGATGGACCGTCTGGCTGCGGCTGTGGCCGGAGGCGGAACGGCGCAGCACGTTCGAGTTGAGCGAGTAGTTAAGCGATCGCGTAAACGCTCGCCGGGTGGAACCCGAGTCGATGCTGGTGGTCGAGCTCGAGACGCGGCCCGACTGCTCCGTGACGTGCCGTGTGGACTGCGCATCAACGACGGAGAACATCTGGTTGTTATTAAAGATGAGGCTTTGCTCCACGCGGGTTTCAATTCGTCCTGCAGCCGTGTTGACGTAACCTTCAATCATGTAACTCTGGTCCGCCCGCGTTGCCACGTTGCCATTCACCTTGCTGGGGTCGGGGCCCAGCGTGCTGGTAATAGCAGGCTCAAGCGACGCGCCCTTCAGCGTGTTGCGAGTGACGGCGCCTCCGGTGTGCTCGGACTTTGCGTCGCGATAGACCAGCAGTGCCGCGCCCACCGAAAAGTAGTGGTTCGATCCCAGTACGCGCACCGCGATTGAATGCTCCTCGCCGTCGCTCACCAGGCCGGCGAATGGGGTAAGGTCGAGCCGATAGGGAATGAAGTTCAGGGTCTGCACTCCAGGGGTGGGCCGCCACAAATACGGATCGATGCCGCCCGTATAAACCCACGGGAAAATCGGTGCGAGCCCCGCTGGTTGGCCGTCCACCAGCACTTCAACCTCCCGGTAGCTGCCGCCACTACAGGCGCGCGGACGCCTGGGCGCGCCCTGGTAACCCCGCCGCATGGCGAAGGCCATGGTTTCCTGAATGTATTTGTCGGGCAGGCAGGTGTACCAGAACTCGTCATGAAATTGGCTTTGCGCAAACTCGTCCAGGTAGATTCGCTCAGTGTTGCGCGGAAATTTGATCTTGCGCTCGAGCTGGTCGTCGCCGGTTTGCAGGTTTGACGGTTCGTTTGTTGAATTCAGCGCGTAGACGGCATCAGGCGTGCGGGGCGCGGGATGAGTTTTGTCGGCAGGATAGAACAGGATCCGCGCGCTAGCGTGGATAACGCTCGTCCGCGTGGTATCAATCCAGTTGTTGATAAGCGCCGAGCCCTGGCCGGGCGAGCGTAGCAGGCTGGAATAGTCTGTAAGGTCGCGCTCGATCCGCCAACTGGGCCCCAGGTCGGGCGAAGGTTCCTGCGTGGTGCCGAAGTAGATGCTGACGCCGTCGAGCCAGATCGAGGCTGTCCGGTCATACTGGTGGCCCGGGTCAACAGAGAAATCTGCCTGAAGCAATACCTTGGCCCATCGCCCGCTGCATTTTGCAGGAGGCTGATAATTGAACGTGTGCGGCACAGAATCCATGCGCGTGTTCTCGCCGGCCGGCCCGAAATCTTCTCTGGGGAACAACTGCACGGTGCAGGGTTTGGTAGCCGGCACTGGGAGAGCCGGATCAGCGATTGAAACATTCTGCGAGCCGATGGAGGGCTTGCTATGAGCATAAAGTGCGCGGCCCAGAGGCAAAATGATTACCGTAGCGGTCAGCCACATGACGGCCAGCCTGCCATAAGAACTCTGAAACATGCGATAAGCTCCCTTCTGCGGTGACTGCAGAGAGCTACTGTTCCGCAGGCCTTCGTAAATATCTGTACAAAGAGAACGTTTGCCCTCAGACTGTGAATTCATTTCGATTGGACAACTGCAGCCGGAGCTGTCCATTCAAACATGCGGTGCGGGCCGCGTCCAGAAGAAACTGCTGCCGCGCCTCGAATCAATTAACGCGTAAATTAATATTCCTGTATTCTGATTCCTGATGTATACGAAGGAACACCTTGTGCCCGAGGGCGATGCTGAAGAGAAGGTCCGCGAGAAACCCCTTCATCGCTTCCATCCGGACCCAGCCCGGGTGTTCGGGCGATTTCACCTCTCGCCAGAAAAACTTTTAAGAGTCTTCCGCGCCTTCTTCAGGGCCGTTTGGCTCGTTGCGTCAATGCGGCGGGGAATTTCCTCGCAGGAGAATTCATGCATCGGGTCACAGGAAACAACATTGCAGCCGCGCGTTCGCATTCCGAAGTTGGAGCTGGCCGGCCCGCCGACGCAATCAAGAATGCGTAAAGAAGGATCACCTTCCGTGAGGCCAAACATGCGGATGAATTCCTCGAGCGAACGGCCGCAGGGCACAACCCGCTCCAAGTTGATGCCTGCCTGTTCCATCCGACAGATGCCTCCGGGTGCGAGTTCATCATTAAATCTCAATGCTTCCGGACGAACGACCAAGGAGGTTTGCTCATGCCGATGGGAGTATTCAATGCAGGATGTCTGATGGCTGCAAGATCATTCCGGACTGTGATTGCTCTGCTCTTTGCCGCGATCTTTATTGCTTGTGCCCTGCCATTGCCCCTGGCCAGCGCCGCTGGAGATGAGCGGGATGTCCACCAGATTTTCACCAAAATGGATGTGATGATTCCCATGCGCGACGGCATGCGCCTGCACACGGAAATCTACGCCCCTAGAGACACTGCGATGCCTCTTCCATTCATATTTGAGCGCACGCCTTACGGCCTGAATGACGATGACCAGGGATACAGCCGAAAACTGAGCGGTTATGAGGACCTCATCCGCGAAGGCTACATCTTTGTGTTCCAGGACATTCGCGGGCGGTACAAATCCGAGGGGAAATTCGTAATGATGCGCCCTCCGCGCGACCGTAGCGATCCCAACGCGATTGACGAAAGCACGGACACCTACGACACGATCGACTGGCTGCTGAAACACGTGCCCAATAACAATGGGCGCGTGGGCATTCTGGGCATCTCCTACGGCGGATGGCTCACCGCCATGGCGCTGATTGACCCGCACCCGGCGCTCAAGGCCGTCTCCGAACAGGCTTCGCCCGCCGACATGTTCCTGGGCGACGACTTCCACCACAACGGGGCGTTCCGGTTAAGCTACGGGTTCTTCTACGCCGCCATGATGGAAACGGGGAAGACCAACTTCCATTTCAACTTTGATCGCCACGATGTCTACGAGTGGTATCTGCTGAATCTCGGTCCTCTTTCGAACGCCAATGCCAAATACCTCCACGACGCGATCCCAACATGGAACGACTACGTCGCGCATCCCAATTACGACGCGTTCTGGCAGAAGCAGTCCGTAATACCTTATGTCGCGAAGCTTAAGCTGACGGTCCCAAATCTGAACGTGACCGGCTGGTGGGACCAGGAAGATTTCTACGGCGCTGTCACCATTTATGAGGCACTCGAGAAGCACGACACAAACCACCTGAATTTTCTGGTGGCAGGCCCCTGGAACCATGGTGGCTGGTCCAATGGCGCTGGGCGGACGCTGGGTCCCATTGATTTTGACAGCGACACCAGCCAGTACTTCCGTGAGAAAGTGGAGGCCCCGTGGTTCGCGCACTGGCTGAAGGACAAAGGTCCCCTGCCTTTCAAAGAGGCGCTGACTTTTCAGACCGGTTCCAACCAGTGGCAGGCCTACGACCAATGGCCGCCCAGGCAAAACATCACCAGCCGCAAACTGTACGTCCACGCAGGGAGAGGTTTGTCTTTTGATCCGCCGGATGCCGGGGATGAAAAACCAGGTTACGACAGCTACATCTCCGATCCTGCGAATCCGGTCCCCTATCGTGCCCGTCCGATGGACCCCACTTACCCCTGCGGCGACTGGTGCACCTGGCTGTTGCAAGACCAGCGGTTTGCAAGCTACCGTCCTGACACGCTCACCTGGGAGAGCAAACCGCTCACGGAAGACGTTTCCGTCGCGGGAGACATTGTGGCTCACTTGTACGTCTCCACCACGGGCTCCGACAGCGACTACGTCGCGAAGCTGATCGATGTCTATCCTGAAGACTATCCGAAGGATCCTAAGCTGGGCGGGTATCAACTGATGATCGCCAATGACGTCTTCCGGGCGCGCTTCCGTAACAGCTTTGTCCACCCGGAACCCATGAAGCCCAACCATGTGACGCCCATTACCATCGATCTCCACACCAACAACCACCGCTTTATGAAAGGCCACCGCATCATGGTGCAGGTGGAGAGCACCTGGTTCCCGGTGATCGACCGGAACCCTCAGACCTGGGTCCCCAATATCTTCAAGGTCACTGCGGCTGATTTCCAGAAAGCCACCGAGCGCGTCTACCACACCAGCCGCTACCCGACTCACATTGTTGTTCCGGTGGCTGGGCCGTGAGGGAGCGCCGCGGCGCGCCCTGCCGTCGGCCCGCCTTCCGACTGAGGTGGGGATCGGACGAAGGGCCATGCAATGCTCCGAAGCACAATATCCAGCATCGGAAACATCTGCCCTGCAGAAGGCTAAATGCCATCTTCGTGACTCGATGAGGTGTTTGTTCTGGTCGGAGGGGCCGAGGGCAATCACAAACGCACTCACGGGAGTGTGAGAGTCAAAGACACCTGGCTCCTCCGGGAATGGTGCCACTTTGTCACACGTTGTCAATAACTGTCAAATAAATTTCGGTAAAAGTTGCTACCGGCGTTGTAAAGACGCTCCGCGACTACTTTTCTTTGTGGGCAATCGACACGAGTTGCTCTCTTCCAGCAGAACGTCTCCATGAAAAGCGGCTAGGAGTTCGAGGATGTGCCATCCCTCTTGTACTCTAACCTGGCGGATGGCAATCTCCGCCAGGCCGGCGAAGCGATATTAAGCCAGATGGCAGGTGAATCAGTCGCCGGTCATTCAGGCGCCGGGCTTGACCTCAATCGAATCGCTTCCCGCCAGCGTGACGCGCAAAACTCGGCGCGTGCCTGAAAGAGATTGGAACAGCGGGCAAAAGCCCAGCTGCGGCTTCAAGCTGATAGGATATTTTGGCTCAGTGAAAGCTGAGTGCTGACCGCTGGAAGTTCTAATCCTCGCGCGCAGGGCAAGCGGCGGCTAGGAGGGTTGTGTTTCCCATGGGGATGAAAAGCGCGGAGCCATAAAGGCCATGCGGGCCCCCGGAAGGCCGCTGAAGAGATATCTCTCAACCAGAGGCGGTGTTTCAAGGCCGTCGACTTCGGCGATTATCGTCAGCATCCTTCCCGTCATGCTGGACTGGATTTTACCAACCCCGTAAACACCGCCTCTGGGCGTCCCCCCAGAATACCTCATATCAAGAATAACGGCGTCGTACTGCTCGCGCTCGGCGATGGCAGCCAAGGCGCGGCCCCCTCCATCCTCAGGATTCTCAATAGCGAGGCTTCTCACGAGATAAAAGAGGTTTCGGATGGACACATCATCAGTCAGGACCAGGAGGTCGCGCTGCAGAGGTGAAGAAGCCATAAAAGATTCCTTTCAAGACCAGTTTGGACCTGGGATTGAAAGCCGGCCCAGGTAGAGGAGCCGGCGGTCAATCTCCTCCCGCCAGCTCCCGAATGACAGAGGCCGGCGACCTCGATGCAGCTTCTTGCCCGTGGGGAGCCCGCTGCATCACGATAACAAAATCGGACATCCTCTTTCGCGGCGCCCACCCAGCGTTCAAATCCCCTCCCTACTGCACCGGAACCCATTCTATGTCTATGGCTCATACACATCAATGTAACTTTAGTACTAATACTGCCTGAGGGATACAGAACATTTGAAATCGACTGGCTAGTTACTTTTTGCTTCCTCTCTGGCTGCCAGGGAAAGCTGCAGAAGGCAAGAAAAAGTCACACTATAAACATGAAACTTAAGTTACGTGGAACTTCCCGCCTGGAACGTTTCCTAGCGATGTCTAATCAGCCAAAGGAGCGCTCCAGGGGGTGCTTTGAGCGTGTATCACTCCGACACGTCAGGAGCGTTCGAACCGTTGACCGTGACAATCAGCGACTTTCCCACGCGTCCGACCCGGGCATCACCGATGCCACGCACTTCCCCCGCCACCTTCAGGCCCCGACGGCGCACGTCAAGTACGATCGTACGAAACGGTTTTTCATTCAGCGATGCAAGCAAGCTCCCACCGCTCTAAGTCGGCGTATCTCCACGATCAATATTCTTCAGCAGACAGATAAAGTTGCAGATGGACAGCACGCCATTGATCACCAGGACTTTTCGATGCAGTGATACGGCAGCCGTGTTAAACATCCCTCAAACTCGATCCGGGTTCAGGGTCTAATATAGGCCTAAACGGCGGCAAACGAAGTGACGACCACCCTCTCGCCCAGGGAGTTCGCAAAATATTGGAGGATGGAAGCCAGCCTCAACACGGTTTCACGCTCCCTGAAATTGAATACATGCCTGATGGCCAGGCTGGAGAGCGTGAGGCGAAAATAGAGGCCCAGGAGCCTCTCGGCACGTGCGAGACCCCGCCGCGAGGGATCACTGTTTTTCAACAGATATTGCAGGGTGAAGAAATCGCACTTGAGTGCGAAGCAGGTCTGCGCGTAATTGAGCCGGCTTTTGGAAGCAGCGGAATCGCGCAGTTGCGGATA
Proteins encoded in this region:
- a CDS encoding peptide-N(4)-(N-acetyl-beta-glucosaminyl)asparagine amidase, with amino-acid sequence MDSSGCSCPIEMNSQSEGKRSLCTDIYEGLRNSSSLQSPQKGAYRMFQSSYGRLAVMWLTATVIILPLGRALYAHSKPSIGSQNVSIADPALPVPATKPCTVQLFPREDFGPAGENTRMDSVPHTFNYQPPAKCSGRWAKVLLQADFSVDPGHQYDRTASIWLDGVSIYFGTTQEPSPDLGPSWRIERDLTDYSSLLRSPGQGSALINNWIDTTRTSVIHASARILFYPADKTHPAPRTPDAVYALNSTNEPSNLQTGDDQLERKIKFPRNTERIYLDEFAQSQFHDEFWYTCLPDKYIQETMAFAMRRGYQGAPRRPRACSGGSYREVEVLVDGQPAGLAPIFPWVYTGGIDPYLWRPTPGVQTLNFIPYRLDLTPFAGLVSDGEEHSIAVRVLGSNHYFSVGAALLVYRDAKSEHTGGAVTRNTLKGASLEPAITSTLGPDPSKVNGNVATRADQSYMIEGYVNTAAGRIETRVEQSLIFNNNQMFSVVDAQSTRHVTEQSGRVSSSTTSIDSGSTRRAFTRSLNYSLNSNVLRRSASGHSRSQTVHLHQTYNKRIEQQEGGLAPYTAGVDNTRDATDEVNFNFNAGHVGLSGNRNQTSSQTFSFTDSLGDCYKAELEAKGGRVTTFTEGNGCSSKPMRWFVHPTGAPDSLGWRKNVKN
- a CDS encoding CocE/NonD family hydrolase, which encodes MAARSFRTVIALLFAAIFIACALPLPLASAAGDERDVHQIFTKMDVMIPMRDGMRLHTEIYAPRDTAMPLPFIFERTPYGLNDDDQGYSRKLSGYEDLIREGYIFVFQDIRGRYKSEGKFVMMRPPRDRSDPNAIDESTDTYDTIDWLLKHVPNNNGRVGILGISYGGWLTAMALIDPHPALKAVSEQASPADMFLGDDFHHNGAFRLSYGFFYAAMMETGKTNFHFNFDRHDVYEWYLLNLGPLSNANAKYLHDAIPTWNDYVAHPNYDAFWQKQSVIPYVAKLKLTVPNLNVTGWWDQEDFYGAVTIYEALEKHDTNHLNFLVAGPWNHGGWSNGAGRTLGPIDFDSDTSQYFREKVEAPWFAHWLKDKGPLPFKEALTFQTGSNQWQAYDQWPPRQNITSRKLYVHAGRGLSFDPPDAGDEKPGYDSYISDPANPVPYRARPMDPTYPCGDWCTWLLQDQRFASYRPDTLTWESKPLTEDVSVAGDIVAHLYVSTTGSDSDYVAKLIDVYPEDYPKDPKLGGYQLMIANDVFRARFRNSFVHPEPMKPNHVTPITIDLHTNNHRFMKGHRIMVQVESTWFPVIDRNPQTWVPNIFKVTAADFQKATERVYHTSRYPTHIVVPVAGP